Proteins found in one Exiguobacterium sp. 9-2 genomic segment:
- a CDS encoding energy-coupling factor transporter transmembrane component T family protein has protein sequence MAVEMLGYIEKASPIHRLTGTTKLIGFLLFTTATMFTYDTRVLLVLGLVSIVLFRLSRIQFREVRFVLIFTAIFVLINALAVYLFEPEQGVEIYGSRHVLFEGVGRFTITSEQLFYLFNLILKYSVIVPIAVLFLVTTHPTEFASSLNRIGVPYKIAFAVSLALRYIPDVQADFRTIANAQEARGIAVSHGSLWQRARNSIQILLPLLFTSLERIETVSNAMDLRGFGAGRKRTWYNQQTMTRIDYVAISCVVLLTIFSFVVTFHDGNRFYNPF, from the coding sequence ATGGCTGTAGAAATGCTTGGCTATATTGAAAAAGCGTCACCGATTCATCGATTGACGGGAACGACGAAACTGATCGGATTCTTGTTATTTACGACAGCAACGATGTTTACCTATGATACGCGTGTCTTACTTGTTCTTGGTTTAGTCAGCATCGTGTTATTCCGATTGTCACGTATTCAGTTTCGGGAAGTCCGATTCGTTTTGATCTTTACAGCAATATTTGTCCTGATTAATGCACTCGCCGTTTATCTATTCGAACCAGAGCAGGGCGTTGAAATCTACGGTTCGCGTCACGTTTTATTTGAAGGCGTTGGTCGCTTTACGATAACATCAGAACAATTGTTTTATCTGTTTAATCTCATCTTAAAATACAGTGTGATCGTTCCGATTGCTGTGTTGTTTCTCGTCACGACCCATCCGACAGAATTCGCGTCCTCGTTGAACCGGATTGGTGTACCGTATAAAATCGCCTTCGCTGTCTCATTAGCGCTCCGTTACATTCCAGACGTACAAGCGGACTTTCGGACGATTGCGAACGCTCAGGAAGCGCGGGGAATTGCCGTCTCGCATGGTTCGCTTTGGCAACGGGCGCGTAATAGCATCCAGATTTTACTTCCGTTGCTGTTTACGAGTCTCGAACGAATTGAAACCGTCAGCAATGCGATGGATCTCCGTGGATTTGGTGCGGGACGAAAGCGGACGTGGTACAACCAACAGACGATGACACGCATCGATTATGTCGCCATCAGTTGTGTAGTACTTTTGACAATTTTCTCGTTTGTCGTCACTTTCCATGACGGCAATCGATTTTATAATCCGTTCTAA
- a CDS encoding DUF3744 domain-containing protein codes for MTNVIEFQDFSFTYRSQSEPTLRQIQLTIQAGERILIVGPSGSGKSTLAQCINGLIPFSYPGTWKGQVLIKGQDARTLSLFDRSLHIGTVLQDPDAQFVGLSVGEDIAFALENKQTGRPEMHEIVERVARMTDVETLLQARLNDLSGGQRQRAALAGVLVEDADILLFDEPLANLDPVAGQEAMMLMDRLQRDTNRTLIVVEHRIEDVLVIPFDRIIVMVDGEIIADHHPDVILSNGKLQQAILREPLYVSAARWAGMTVESVDQPSRIDPFLEQFNQKDVLERLEEAPQKEAAISDSLLELEQLAFHYHQGTPVLEDVTATFQKGTLTTIVGQNGAGKSTLAKVLSGYQRSTSGRILLNGTDITHQPIAERAGSIGFVLQNPNHMISKHLVQEEIRYGMQTLGLSEAEENERLEQTLRRCGLYPFRNWPIQALSFGQKKRVTIASILVRRPDILILDEPTAGQDYRHYSDMMGFLEGLKQEGMTLLIITHDMHLVLEYSDQVCLVQAGRIRYAGTSFGLLNQEQLLHHAHLKQTSLFTIAKHLDIDAERFVESVITAERKEREQWL; via the coding sequence TACGCTTGCTCAGTGCATCAATGGGTTGATTCCATTCTCGTACCCGGGAACGTGGAAAGGACAGGTTCTGATCAAAGGGCAGGATGCCCGGACGTTATCGTTATTTGATCGTTCGCTGCATATTGGCACGGTGTTACAGGATCCAGATGCGCAGTTCGTTGGTTTATCGGTTGGCGAAGACATTGCCTTTGCGCTCGAGAACAAACAGACAGGGCGACCGGAAATGCACGAGATCGTCGAACGCGTCGCACGGATGACGGACGTCGAGACGCTTTTGCAAGCGCGATTAAATGATTTATCAGGAGGTCAGCGACAACGGGCGGCATTGGCTGGAGTTCTCGTCGAAGATGCGGATATCTTATTGTTTGATGAACCACTCGCAAATCTCGATCCGGTAGCGGGTCAAGAAGCGATGATGTTAATGGATCGACTGCAACGCGATACGAACCGAACACTGATCGTCGTTGAACACCGAATCGAGGATGTACTGGTCATTCCATTTGATCGCATCATCGTCATGGTCGACGGAGAAATTATCGCCGATCATCATCCTGACGTCATCTTAAGTAACGGAAAACTGCAACAAGCAATATTGCGTGAACCCCTCTATGTCAGTGCCGCACGCTGGGCTGGCATGACCGTGGAGTCTGTAGATCAGCCGAGCCGCATCGATCCTTTTTTAGAGCAGTTCAACCAGAAAGACGTGTTAGAACGTTTAGAAGAAGCTCCTCAAAAAGAGGCTGCAATCTCTGATTCATTGCTTGAACTTGAGCAGTTGGCGTTTCATTATCATCAAGGAACGCCAGTGCTTGAAGATGTGACGGCGACTTTTCAAAAAGGAACACTGACAACGATCGTCGGTCAGAATGGTGCAGGGAAATCAACGCTTGCGAAAGTGTTGAGTGGTTATCAACGGTCAACGAGTGGCCGAATCCTACTTAACGGGACCGACATTACGCACCAACCGATCGCCGAGCGGGCAGGGTCAATCGGATTCGTCCTGCAAAATCCGAATCATATGATTTCGAAGCACCTCGTGCAGGAGGAAATTCGCTACGGGATGCAGACACTCGGATTGAGTGAAGCGGAAGAAAACGAGCGTCTCGAGCAGACGTTACGTCGCTGCGGATTATATCCGTTTCGCAATTGGCCGATCCAAGCACTAAGTTTTGGTCAGAAGAAACGGGTGACGATTGCTTCGATTCTCGTTCGACGACCGGATATCTTGATTCTCGATGAACCGACAGCTGGTCAAGATTACCGGCATTATTCGGATATGATGGGCTTTTTAGAAGGATTGAAACAAGAGGGGATGACGTTACTCATCATCACGCATGATATGCATCTCGTCTTAGAGTACAGCGATCAAGTCTGCCTGGTGCAAGCTGGACGCATCCGTTACGCCGGAACGTCATTTGGACTGCTAAATCAAGAACAGTTGCTGCATCATGCCCATTTAAAGCAAACATCGCTCTTTACGATAGCGAAACATCTCGACATCGATGCGGAACGATTCGTCGAGTCCGTGATTACGGCGGAGCGAAAGGAGCGGGAACAATGGCTGTAG